CATCTCCAGCAGCGCCGCCGCGCGAACGACGGCGCATCCCTCGTCATCCGGGTCGTGCGCCAGCCCCTCGCCGGCGCAGGCGACGGCGGCCTTCCAGTCTTTCTGGTCCAGCCGGATCATGGCCAGCAGGTGCCACGCGGCGACGAACTCCGGCGACAGCTTCACCGCCTCCAGCGCCGACGCCGCGGCCTGGCGGGCGTTGCCCCGCGCCTTGATCACGCTGGCCCGCACGTAGTGGCAGAACGCGTCCTCCGGCCACGCGGCGACGGCGGCGTTGGCGTGGCGCTCGGCATCCACCAGCTTTCCCTGGTTCTCCAGGCACAGCGCCAGCAGCGCGTGCGCGTCGCCGTACTCCGGGTCGTCCGCCAGCGCGGGAACCAGCTCCGCCGCGGCCAGGTCGTAGCGGCCCATCCGGTACAGCGCGCGCGCCCGGTCGGTGGGGGAAGCCGTCCCCATGCGGATTGCGCCCGCTACATCCCCAGGTAGGCGCGGACGGGGTCGTACAGCCCGCTCTTGTCCGCGTACAGGATGTAGTTGCGGGCCGTGTCGAACCACTCGCGGCTGGACGGCCTCACCTGCTTGGCGGCGGCCAGCAGGTCGCGCGTGGAAAGCGGTTCGGGGATGCCGGAACGGATGGCGCCACGCAGCTTTCCCTCCACGGCGCGGTCCACCACGTCCTTCAGGTCCGCCCCGGAGAGGCCGTCGGTGCGCTGCGCCAGCGCCACCACGTCCACGTCGCGCGTGGGCTTGCCGCGGAGCAGCAGCTCCAGGATGGCGGCGCGCGCCGCAACGTCCGGCGGCGGAACGAAGATGATGCGGTCGAAGCGCCCCGGGCGCCGGAAGGCGGAGTCCAGGTGCCAGGGTGCGTTGGTGGCGGCGAGCACCAGCACGCCCTCGTTGGCGCTGGTCAGCCC
This genomic interval from Longimicrobium sp. contains the following:
- a CDS encoding tetratricopeptide repeat protein, with the translated sequence MGTASPTDRARALYRMGRYDLAAAELVPALADDPEYGDAHALLALCLENQGKLVDAERHANAAVAAWPEDAFCHYVRASVIKARGNARQAAASALEAVKLSPEFVAAWHLLAMIRLDQKDWKAAVACAGEGLAHDPDDEGCAVVRAAALLEMGYYDKANDTIERLLTRHPESGAAHALRGWYLLDRNEPHGAIEAFHEGLRLNPTARGAQGGLQQARGSRNLLLRSFRRMERPINKWMQRLPPDARWLGVFLYAVLYVGVMWLGTTILILILLLLVVVTGLF